A single genomic interval of Musa acuminata AAA Group cultivar baxijiao chromosome BXJ3-4, Cavendish_Baxijiao_AAA, whole genome shotgun sequence harbors:
- the LOC135635648 gene encoding large ribosomal subunit protein eL27-like translates to MVKFLKPNKAVIILQGRFAGRKAVIVRAFDDGTRERPYGHCLVAGIAKYPKKVIRKDSAKKTAKKSRVKSFLKLVNYSHIMPTRYTLDVDLKDVVTIDSLQSRDKKVSACKETKSRLEERFKTGKNRWFFTKLRF, encoded by the coding sequence ATGGTGAAGTTTCTGAAGCCGAACAAGGCGGTGATCATCCTGCAGGGGCGGTTCGCCGGGCGAAAGGCGGTGATCGTGCGGGCCTTCGACGACGGCACGCGGGAGCGGCCCTACGGGCACTGCCTGGTGGCCGGCATCGCCAAGTACCCGAAGAAAGTTATCCGCAAGGACTCAGCGAAGAAGACGGCCAAGAAGTCGCGGGTGAAGTCGTTCCTGAAGCTGGTGAACTACAGCCATATCATGCCCACCCGCTACACCCTCGACGTCGACCTCAAGGATGTCGTCACCATCGATTCCCTCCAGTCCCGCGACAAGAAGGTCTCCGCTTGCAAGGAGACCAAGTCTCGCCTTGAGGAGCGCTTCAAGACCGGCAAGAATAGATGGTTCTTCACTAAGCTCAGGTTCTAA
- the LOC135635643 gene encoding uncharacterized protein LOC135635643 isoform X2, with the protein MRLSETPMPSVERIEAKLLCESRSASDMMRYQRVSSPDVLPLGNGKKHSLRTSKEDDADEAGRIANHSPSEAKSSRSRSASWSANPSPTRDHHLPHISYQAQSDAGPLLTSGSLFPFTSAGPATAENHHHIDGVGHGGGGDVLLRWGHKKRSRGPRTEGRAAAAAAAAAAAMPPPCGPYSKVGYLRPSTPVRAATASLANSRAVEERSGGAPRSEKRLPQDPLAKANLDAEAGGGAATEKPSLDRFMWPRIYVSLSRKEKEDDFLAMKGTKLPQRPKKRAKNIDRSLQYCFPGMWLSDLTRGRYEVKEKMRVRKKQRGLKGMESDSE; encoded by the exons ATGCGCCTCTCCGAGACCCCTATGCCATCTGTCGAACGAATTGAAGCGAAGCTGCTCTGTGAATCTCGTTCGGCGTCAGACATGATGAG GTACCAGAGAGTAAGCAGCCCGGATGTCCTTCCCCTCGGCAATGGCAAGAAGCACAGCTTGAGAACCTCCAAGGAAGACGACGCCGATGAAGCTGGCAGAATCGCAAACCATTCCCCCTCGGAAGCCAAATCCTCGAGGTCGAGATCCGCCTCCTGGTCGGCCAACCCGTCACCGACGAGAGACCACCATTTGCCGCACATCTCCTACCAGGCGCAGTCTGACGCCGGACCGCTCCTCACTTCAGGCTCGTTATTTCCATTCACCTCCGCCGGACCAGCGACAGCTGAGAACCACCACCACATCGACGGGGTGGGCcacggcggaggcggcgacgtTCTCCTCCGGTGGGGGCATAAGAAGCGGTCGCGGGGACCGAGAACGGAGGGCcgtgcagcggcagcggcggcggcggcggcggcggctatgCCACCGCCCTGTGGGCCGTACTCCAAAGTGGGTTACCTCAGGCCGTCCACGCCCGTCCGTGCTGCAACGGCATCTCTTGCCAACAGCCG GGCCGTGGAGGAGCGATCGGGAGGTGCACCACGATCCGAAAAGCGCTTGCCGCAAGACCCACTCGCGAAGGCGAATCTGGATGCGGAAGCCGGCGGCGGCGCCGCGACGGAGAAACCGAGTCTGGACCGTTTCATGTGGCCGCGGATCTACGTCTCCCTCTCCAGGAAGGAGAAAGAGGACGACTTCTTGGCGATGAAGGGGACGAAGCTTCCCCAGAGGCCCAAGAAACGGGCCAAGAACATCGACAGGTCTCTCCAG TATTGCTTTCCAGGGATGTGGCTGTCGGACTTGACGCGGGGACGGTATGAAGTAAAGGAAAAGATGCGTGTGAGAAAG AAGCAAAGGGGGTTGAAGGGAATGGAGAGCGATTCCGAGTGA
- the LOC135635643 gene encoding uncharacterized protein LOC135635643 isoform X1, whose protein sequence is MCCKYFLKESIDASIDLSEKEPTLLLSTDLQSTDLYLVSFSLWTIVVFFSCYLWELYQRVSSPDVLPLGNGKKHSLRTSKEDDADEAGRIANHSPSEAKSSRSRSASWSANPSPTRDHHLPHISYQAQSDAGPLLTSGSLFPFTSAGPATAENHHHIDGVGHGGGGDVLLRWGHKKRSRGPRTEGRAAAAAAAAAAAMPPPCGPYSKVGYLRPSTPVRAATASLANSRAVEERSGGAPRSEKRLPQDPLAKANLDAEAGGGAATEKPSLDRFMWPRIYVSLSRKEKEDDFLAMKGTKLPQRPKKRAKNIDRSLQYCFPGMWLSDLTRGRYEVKEKMRVRKKQRGLKGMESDSE, encoded by the exons atgtgttgcaagtattttcTCAAGGAATCAATCGACGCCTCCATTGATTTGAGCGAAAAAGAACCAACTCTTTTGCTTTCAACAGATTTGCAATCGACGGATCTATACTTGGTTTCCTTCTCCCTGTGGACGATCGTCGTCTTCTTCTCATGCTATCTATGGGAGTT GTACCAGAGAGTAAGCAGCCCGGATGTCCTTCCCCTCGGCAATGGCAAGAAGCACAGCTTGAGAACCTCCAAGGAAGACGACGCCGATGAAGCTGGCAGAATCGCAAACCATTCCCCCTCGGAAGCCAAATCCTCGAGGTCGAGATCCGCCTCCTGGTCGGCCAACCCGTCACCGACGAGAGACCACCATTTGCCGCACATCTCCTACCAGGCGCAGTCTGACGCCGGACCGCTCCTCACTTCAGGCTCGTTATTTCCATTCACCTCCGCCGGACCAGCGACAGCTGAGAACCACCACCACATCGACGGGGTGGGCcacggcggaggcggcgacgtTCTCCTCCGGTGGGGGCATAAGAAGCGGTCGCGGGGACCGAGAACGGAGGGCcgtgcagcggcagcggcggcggcggcggcggcggctatgCCACCGCCCTGTGGGCCGTACTCCAAAGTGGGTTACCTCAGGCCGTCCACGCCCGTCCGTGCTGCAACGGCATCTCTTGCCAACAGCCG GGCCGTGGAGGAGCGATCGGGAGGTGCACCACGATCCGAAAAGCGCTTGCCGCAAGACCCACTCGCGAAGGCGAATCTGGATGCGGAAGCCGGCGGCGGCGCCGCGACGGAGAAACCGAGTCTGGACCGTTTCATGTGGCCGCGGATCTACGTCTCCCTCTCCAGGAAGGAGAAAGAGGACGACTTCTTGGCGATGAAGGGGACGAAGCTTCCCCAGAGGCCCAAGAAACGGGCCAAGAACATCGACAGGTCTCTCCAG TATTGCTTTCCAGGGATGTGGCTGTCGGACTTGACGCGGGGACGGTATGAAGTAAAGGAAAAGATGCGTGTGAGAAAG AAGCAAAGGGGGTTGAAGGGAATGGAGAGCGATTCCGAGTGA
- the LOC135635643 gene encoding uncharacterized protein LOC135635643 isoform X3, which produces MFGRRRMPWMWGSVSPNGGYQRVSSPDVLPLGNGKKHSLRTSKEDDADEAGRIANHSPSEAKSSRSRSASWSANPSPTRDHHLPHISYQAQSDAGPLLTSGSLFPFTSAGPATAENHHHIDGVGHGGGGDVLLRWGHKKRSRGPRTEGRAAAAAAAAAAAMPPPCGPYSKVGYLRPSTPVRAATASLANSRAVEERSGGAPRSEKRLPQDPLAKANLDAEAGGGAATEKPSLDRFMWPRIYVSLSRKEKEDDFLAMKGTKLPQRPKKRAKNIDRSLQYCFPGMWLSDLTRGRYEVKEKMRVRKKQRGLKGMESDSE; this is translated from the exons ATGTTCGGTCGGAGGCGGATGCCATGGATGTGGGGGAGCGTTTCTCCAAATGGGGG GTACCAGAGAGTAAGCAGCCCGGATGTCCTTCCCCTCGGCAATGGCAAGAAGCACAGCTTGAGAACCTCCAAGGAAGACGACGCCGATGAAGCTGGCAGAATCGCAAACCATTCCCCCTCGGAAGCCAAATCCTCGAGGTCGAGATCCGCCTCCTGGTCGGCCAACCCGTCACCGACGAGAGACCACCATTTGCCGCACATCTCCTACCAGGCGCAGTCTGACGCCGGACCGCTCCTCACTTCAGGCTCGTTATTTCCATTCACCTCCGCCGGACCAGCGACAGCTGAGAACCACCACCACATCGACGGGGTGGGCcacggcggaggcggcgacgtTCTCCTCCGGTGGGGGCATAAGAAGCGGTCGCGGGGACCGAGAACGGAGGGCcgtgcagcggcagcggcggcggcggcggcggcggctatgCCACCGCCCTGTGGGCCGTACTCCAAAGTGGGTTACCTCAGGCCGTCCACGCCCGTCCGTGCTGCAACGGCATCTCTTGCCAACAGCCG GGCCGTGGAGGAGCGATCGGGAGGTGCACCACGATCCGAAAAGCGCTTGCCGCAAGACCCACTCGCGAAGGCGAATCTGGATGCGGAAGCCGGCGGCGGCGCCGCGACGGAGAAACCGAGTCTGGACCGTTTCATGTGGCCGCGGATCTACGTCTCCCTCTCCAGGAAGGAGAAAGAGGACGACTTCTTGGCGATGAAGGGGACGAAGCTTCCCCAGAGGCCCAAGAAACGGGCCAAGAACATCGACAGGTCTCTCCAG TATTGCTTTCCAGGGATGTGGCTGTCGGACTTGACGCGGGGACGGTATGAAGTAAAGGAAAAGATGCGTGTGAGAAAG AAGCAAAGGGGGTTGAAGGGAATGGAGAGCGATTCCGAGTGA